Proteins encoded together in one Ipomoea triloba cultivar NCNSP0323 chromosome 4, ASM357664v1 window:
- the LOC116016243 gene encoding non-specific lipid-transfer protein 2P-like, producing the protein MTMRKGTTTTIFGVCIMVMAMMLIGNLELSMAQEEACSVNDLSSCAFPVLSGGKPSEKCCSDLKKQPPKCLCQFLNDPNYKDYAENARKTFKACGVQPPC; encoded by the coding sequence ATGACGATGAGAAAGGGGACTACAACGACAATATTTGGCGTCTGCATAATGGTGATGGCCATGATGCTCATCGGCAATCTGGAGCTGAGCATGGCTCAGGAGGAGGCGTGCAGCGTGAACGATCTGTCCTCATGCGCGTTTCCGGTCCTGTCTGGGGGGAAGCCGTCGGAGAAATGTTGCAGTGACCTGAAGAAGCAGCCCCCTAAGTGCCTTTGCCAGTTTCTTAACGATCCCAACTATAAAGACTATGCTGAGAATGCTAGAAAAACTTTTAAGGCTTGTGGTGTACAGCCACCctgttaa
- the LOC116015084 gene encoding uncharacterized protein LOC116015084 produces MLLLQSATQTLPSSCFKHHTAFLLPKSLFPSLDLRFNLGSSSRKASIFTAKTTTRATLFETPVLWAGRVAIFYALLKAGLVGSPSNPILSDFENAEADDLGLANWFDQFKRNPDREAADRRKLVSKWHPTTKGTLRRNYRVPSKSEGRRLLRAVASLLSDDDHFRDATSHKGCQIRRESAHGESVCCNNVRALFDELPTPHLIVEITPFPSGPLTENDYTKAEKLERVLRSGPSV; encoded by the exons ATGCTTCTTCTACAAAGCGCCACCCAAACCCTACCCTCTTCTTGCTTCAAGCATCACACTGCTTTTCTGCTGCCAAAGTCTTTGTTTCCCAGTCTTGATTTGAGGTTTAATTTGGGCAGCAGTAGCAGAAAGGCCTCAATTTTTACTGCCAAAACAACAACTCGGGCCACTCTCTTTGAGACCCCAGTGTTGTGGGCTGGCAGAGTTGCCATCTTCTATGCCCTCCTCAAAGCTGGCTTGGTTGGATCTCCTTCTAACCCCATTCTTTCAG ATTTTGAGAATGCTGAGGCTGATGATTTGGGTCTTGCTAATTGGTTTGATCAGTTCAAAAGAAATCCAG ATAGGGAAGCTGCTGACAGAAGGAAATTAGTAAGCAAATGGCATCCAACAACTAAGGGGACCCTCAGACGCAATTACCGGGTTCCATCAAAATCTGAAGGGAGACGCCTTCTCAGAGCTGTTGCTTCCTTACTATCAGATGATGACCATTTTAGAGATGCCACTTCTCACAAG GGTTGTCAGATAAGGAGGGAGAGTGCTCATGGAGAAAGCGTGTGTTGCAACAACGTGAGAGCTCTGTTCGATGAGCTCCCAACCCCGCACCTAATTGTAGAGATCACGCCTTTCCCTTCCGGACCTCTAACAGAAAACGACTATACCAAAGCGGAGAAATTGGAGAGGGTCCTGAGATCTGGCCCTTCTGTTTGA